In Flavobacterium sp. N1736, the following are encoded in one genomic region:
- the ppk1 gene encoding polyphosphate kinase 1 has translation MQNHLLPSEISWLSFNNCILDEADDANNSLYERIKFLAIHSSNLDEFFRVKIRKLLIKKSKKNTDLLDKILTEINLQQNRFGSIWNTSILPELEANNIVYYEKQELLQEHLHEIEYYFKSIILSYIQVIYISINQPKTYFLNNRSLYFLVKLKDTAGNYNYAYLNIPSDKLDRFKQLQSHGDTHYIISIDTIIKNCLSFIFPTGKVVSCYAIKLNRDENYLIEDENSGDLIAKIEAKIEERKRGSSTRFLYDSCMDADTIAICKKAFRLKKDEMIKGGSHHNLYDLFKFPNPHKPNLQGVNYPGLKHLPFENCKSIFDVIDKQNQLLHFPYQSYYYVLQFFNQAAINRNVLEIKITLYRISSQSLIANALISAAKNGKKVTVFVEVKARFDEYNNLFWSREMKNAGIKIIQSMPNLKVHAKVAMVTMKDKYGNKKYYNYISTGNFNETTANIYSDFGFFTSEKKYTDDLKKVFDFLKTKKKEAAPEHILAAGFNMKDKLLELINNEIENKKEGNEAYIFLKVNGVDEKDIIDKLIEASSAGVDVIMIVRGICTLLPGIKNVSENIEIYRIVDMFLEHSRIYKFANNGDQKIYLSSADMLSRNLNRRIEVAFPLYDEKHIAAINTIIQLQLEDNTKRRIVNSEGKNELEILNIDKPRRAQTEIYNWIAENNKEILLEI, from the coding sequence GTGCAAAACCATCTTTTACCTTCAGAAATCTCCTGGCTTTCTTTCAACAACTGTATTTTGGATGAAGCAGATGACGCCAATAATTCACTTTATGAAAGAATTAAATTTCTAGCCATTCATTCTTCTAATTTAGATGAATTTTTCAGGGTTAAAATCAGAAAACTACTGATCAAAAAATCAAAAAAAAATACAGATTTGCTGGATAAAATTCTAACCGAAATAAATCTTCAGCAAAATAGATTCGGCTCAATTTGGAACACTTCAATACTGCCTGAATTAGAAGCTAATAATATAGTTTATTATGAAAAGCAAGAGCTTTTACAAGAGCATTTGCATGAGATCGAATATTATTTTAAAAGTATTATTTTGTCTTATATTCAGGTAATTTATATTTCAATAAACCAGCCAAAAACCTATTTCTTAAACAATCGCAGTTTATACTTTTTAGTAAAGTTAAAAGATACTGCGGGTAACTATAATTATGCATATCTCAATATTCCTTCGGATAAACTGGATAGGTTTAAGCAATTGCAAAGTCACGGAGATACACATTATATTATTTCGATTGATACTATAATAAAGAATTGTTTATCCTTTATTTTTCCTACGGGAAAAGTGGTTTCCTGTTATGCCATAAAATTAAACCGAGATGAAAATTATCTGATAGAAGATGAAAACTCAGGAGATTTAATAGCGAAAATTGAAGCAAAAATTGAAGAACGAAAACGAGGTTCATCGACACGATTTCTGTATGATTCTTGTATGGATGCCGACACAATTGCGATATGTAAAAAAGCTTTCCGTCTTAAAAAAGATGAGATGATAAAAGGAGGAAGCCATCATAATTTATATGATTTATTCAAGTTTCCAAATCCTCATAAACCAAATCTTCAGGGAGTAAATTATCCGGGTCTCAAACATTTGCCTTTTGAAAACTGCAAGTCCATTTTTGATGTTATTGACAAACAAAACCAATTGCTTCATTTTCCGTATCAATCGTATTATTATGTGCTTCAATTTTTTAATCAGGCGGCAATTAACAGAAATGTTCTCGAAATAAAAATTACTTTGTACCGTATTTCATCGCAATCCCTAATTGCAAATGCATTGATTAGCGCCGCAAAAAATGGTAAAAAAGTAACGGTTTTTGTAGAGGTTAAAGCGCGCTTTGATGAATACAATAATTTATTCTGGTCGCGGGAAATGAAAAATGCCGGAATAAAAATCATTCAAAGCATGCCAAATTTAAAAGTTCATGCTAAAGTTGCGATGGTAACCATGAAAGATAAATATGGAAATAAAAAGTATTACAATTATATATCAACCGGAAATTTTAATGAAACTACAGCAAATATTTATTCTGATTTTGGATTTTTTACTTCAGAAAAAAAGTATACGGATGATTTAAAAAAGGTTTTTGATTTTTTAAAAACCAAGAAAAAAGAAGCAGCACCGGAACATATTCTGGCAGCAGGCTTTAATATGAAAGACAAATTATTAGAATTAATAAATAACGAAATAGAAAATAAAAAAGAGGGCAATGAAGCTTATATCTTTTTGAAAGTAAACGGGGTTGATGAAAAGGATATTATTGATAAACTAATTGAAGCAAGCAGTGCAGGTGTTGATGTGATTATGATTGTACGGGGAATTTGCACTTTATTGCCGGGCATTAAAAATGTATCAGAAAATATCGAAATTTATCGCATTGTCGATATGTTTTTAGAACATTCGAGAATTTACAAATTTGCAAATAATGGCGATCAAAAAATATATCTTTCATCTGCAGATATGCTGAGCCGAAATTTAAACAGAAGAATAGAAGTTGCTTTTCCGTTATATGATGAAAAACATATTGCAGCGATTAATACCATTATTCAGTTACAACTAGAAGACAATACAAAAAGAAGAATTGTAAATAGCGAGGGAAAGAATGAATTGGAGATTTTAAATATAGATAAACCAAGACGCGCACAAACAGAAATTTACAATTGGATTGCTGAGAATAATAAAGAAATTTT